From Rutidosis leptorrhynchoides isolate AG116_Rl617_1_P2 chromosome 3, CSIRO_AGI_Rlap_v1, whole genome shotgun sequence, a single genomic window includes:
- the LOC139896803 gene encoding uncharacterized protein: MDVLPTPFPGNKAHSVKSKYNKIAEPPKQKTKETCVQMQRRTFGTIRNPNIPEKAVPQKQKTRPSDKVSSKVPKTKPEPKAESTNKTPQNGMKKKTVTFSGKSEGSEKEKTPAMEVDGVNTPVRPPFSVKPVRIPGTPYFTAEKCSNCQFDRLETASYWLGQIKSAESVGKHFVSVAFFRLANHCKAEPVRNLQIELKKYLARHDYLSSKIEWEDVSHLYGILKKDGEAKNNEEYKDDHCDTKLAGISDVQELNTEKDDDDDWVKEIYEET, encoded by the exons ATGGATGTTCTTCCTACACCATTTCCTG GAAACAAAGCCCACTCGGTTAAATCAAAGTACAACAAGATTGCGGAACCACCAAAGCAGAAGACCAAAGAAACATGCGTTCAAAT GCAGCGGAGAACATTTGGCACCATTCGAAATCCAAATATCCCTGAAAAAGCCGTACCACAAAAGCAGAAAACAAGACCTTCAGATAAAGTCTCTTCAAAAGTACCGAAAACCAAACCAGAACCTAAAGCAGAGTCTACGAATAAAACCCCTCAAAATGGGATGAAGAAAAAGACTGTAACCTTTTCGGGAAAAAGTGAGGGATCGGAGAAGGAAAAAACTCCGGCGATGGAAGTTGATGGGGTCAATACTCCGGTGAGACCGCCGTTTTCGGTTAAACCGGTTAGGATTCCGGGAACACCGTACTTTACTGCTGAAAAATGTAGTAATTGCCAGTTTGATAGACTGGAAACGGCGTCGTATTGGCTTGGTCAGATCAAATCTGCAGAATCCGTCGGAAAACATTTTGTTTCCGTCGCCTTTTTTCGGCTTGCTAATCATTGCAAAGCAGAG CCTGTTCGAAATCTACAAATCGAACTAAAGAAATATCTAGCTCGTCATGATTACTTATCTTCGAAGATTGAATGGGAAGACGTCTCTCATTTATATGGAATATTAAAGAAAGACGGAGAAGCTAAAAACAACGAAGAATACAAGGATGATCACTGTGATACTAAGCTTGCGGGAATAAGTGATGTTCAAGAACTAAATACAGAGAAGGACGATGATGACGATTGGGTGAAGGAGATATATGAAGAAACTTAA